The nucleotide sequence AATGGTTCCTAACAGTTTCATTATCTTTAAGTCTTATTTGTATATTCTTTATTAATGCCCGTGCTTCATTGCTAACTTTAATAATCATTTTTCTTGTTATATCAATATATATTCTTAAAAATAAACTTGTCACAAAACATTTTTTAGTTTACAAAATACCATTTTTACTATTACCTTTTATAGCTGCATTTCTGTACACAAATTCTGTTAAAAAGAATGTTAACGATGAAGGCAGACTAGGTAATACATCAGCAGTTGAACGTTTACAACAAATAAATTCTGGCGATGTAAGGCTTTTTCTATGGAAAAATGCAGCAAAAATGACAGAAAAAAATCCTGTTTTAGGTATCGGGATTGGAAATTGGAGTATTGAAGCAACACCCTATGAACCTCCAAAGACGAACCATTTTTCGTTTCATCCGCATAATGACTTCATGGAAACATTTGCTGAAACTGGAGTATTAAATGGTGTTTTATATTTTTCGTTATTTATTGCTTTATTATTTGTTAATCTTAGAATACTTTTTAAGAAAAAAGAATTTGACGATAAACAAACAGTTGCGCTATTAGCCTTACTTCTTTTAATTGTTTATGGTATTGACGCTTTTTTTAATTTTCCGCGTTATCGCCCAACTATGCAATTGGCATTTATTCTACTATTAGTAATTAGTATTTTAAATTCATTAAGAAATGCTCAAGAAACTACTGAGGATTCCAAATTTCCTAGATACAGCTTTTGGGGAATAATTTGTATCCTTTTTGCAATAACACCATTATATGTTACCTATTATAGCTACCAAACAATGCTTATGGAAACAAAAATATATCAGGATCCTGTTCATAATGATATTACAGCTAAACCCAAGATGAAAGCAAGTGATATTTTAAAACTTGATCCTAAATTCCCAAATATTTTACAAACCTCTACAGCTTCGTTTGATGAATATATTGGAACATTGTTTTATGTTGAAAATAATTTCGACGAAGCTTTAAAATATTTCGACCGTGCGAACAAGATAAATCCTTATATTGGAAAAGCGGATTTTTACAAATATTATATTCATTTAAAAAGAGGACAAAATGATAGTGCTTATATCGATTTAAAGTCTTCTTTCTATCGCCGAGCTTGGAATATTGAAATTTACAAAAGACTTTTAAAAATGGCGATTGTAAACAAAGATTCAACCGAAATTTTTAATGCATATAAACATTATAATAAAATTCATGGCGATATTAATGCTTTGAAAGAAGCTGCGTTTTCATTAACTTTTCTTAATTATAATAAAGAAAAATTGATAAATTTTGTCAAATTTGAAAATGATAAATTTCCGATAGAATCAAGATTAAAAGTTGATTCCTTGACTAATGCGCTTTACGCTAAGAAAAGCAACAACAGTATTACAACAATTACTAAAAAACAGCTTTTAGTAAAAAATAATCTTACGAATGGTTCTGATAAATTTTCAGAGACCGTTAACCTAGGATATTATTACAGTAGAAACAAAGATTATGACAAGGCTATTATGTATTTAAAAAAATCGCTTAAATATCCGAATAGAACAGATGATGGAAAAATTGAGTTTACTATAGGTTTATGTTATGCAGCGAAAAGAGACAACACAAATGCTTGTGAATTTCTAAAAATTGCAGCTGACAAAAATTATCCTCGTTCAAAAGAAATTTCATCAAAACTGTGTAAGTAACTTTTAATTTAATAACAGATTACACAGATTTTATGGATACAGCTCTACAATATACAGCAATACCATTTACAATCAACAAAAAAATCACCCACAACCGCAATTGCCGTCGCCACAGTTGCCTTTCTTCTTTTTCTTGAAAACAAACTTTTTTAAAAGAAAGGCAACTGCCATACACAGGGCGATATAAACAATTACATTTTGCATGGATGTTATTTTAAAAGTTGATAAGCTATAAATGCGGCTATGTATGCAACTGTGGTCATAAAAGCCATTTGAAGAAAGGTCCATTTCCACGAATTGGTTTCTTTTTTGGTAACCGCCACAGTTGATAAACACTGCATGGCAAACGCATAAAACAATAGCAGCGAAAAACCGGTTGCAAGGGTGTAAACAGCTGTTCCGTCAGGGCGTTTTTCATTGGCCATTCGGTTGATGATTTTGGCTTCGTCTTCTGTGGCATCTTCCCCTAAATTGTATAGCGTAGCTAAATTTCCTACAAAAACTTCACGGGCTGCAAACGATGTTAAAACCGCAATGCTTATTTTCCAATCGTATCCCAGCGGACGAAAAACAGGTTCGATTGTTCTGCCTATAATTCCAATATACGAATGTTCTAATTGATAACCCGAAATTTCGCTTTGCAATTCTTCTTCCGATAAATTTTCATTGATATGTTTTCCGCTAACTATTTGCGAGGCTTTTCCAAAAGTATCGCTTGGTCCGTGTGAACCTAAAAACCACAAAATAACCGATAATGCTAAAATAATTTTTCCGGCACCAACGATATACGAAATAACTTTTTCATACATATTTAAAAACACATTCTTTAAAATAGGTACTTTATAGGTGGGCATTTCAATCACAAAAAAGGAATCTTTATATCTTTTAATGATTTTGCTTAGCACCCAACCAGCTACTAATGCTGCTAAAAATCCTATTACATACATCATGGTCATTACAAAAGCTTGCAAGGGAATAATACCAAAAATGTAACTGCGCGGAATGATGAGCGATATAATAATGATATATACCGGAATGCGGGCCGAACAAGTGGTGAATGGTGTAACCAACATAGTGATTAACCGCTCTTTGGGGTTTTCAATGGTTCGGGCGCTCATAATTGCTGGAATGGCACAAGCAGTTCCCGACACTAACGGAACTACCGATTTGCCACTCAATCCAAAGGGTTTCATGATGCGATCCATTAAAAAAACCACCCGACTCATGTAGCCGGTTTCTTCTAAAATAGATATTAAGAAAAACAAAATCGCAATTTGGGGCACAAACATCAACACACCGCCTAATCCGGGAATAATTCCGTTGGCAATTAAATCGGTGAGTTTTCCTTCGGGAAATGTAGCGGCAGCCCAAGTAGATAAATCTGCAAACAAACCATCTACAAAATCCATTGGAAAAGCTGCCAATTCAAATATAGAACCATAGATTAACAACAATACAAAGAAAAAAATCACGTATCCGCCGATTTTATGGGTTAAAACCCGATCAAAACGCATACGAATATCGGTTGCTTTGGTGGTATCTATGGCATAAGTATCCTTTAAAATAGTATTGATGAACTGATAGCGCTTAATGGTTTCGCGCTGTTGCAGTTTTTT is from Paenimyroides aestuarii and encodes:
- a CDS encoding O-antigen ligase family protein encodes the protein MFDEAKPQNKLNFYDFLTLFFVIGYLIIELFPSKGIRTAESQYLYLNILNIVVSTCIFLIPQLRMNLIKISFKKNYIFWGYIAFFSLCCISALCANNQNLSIFRLSQLAVFLMAFINFIILLQSRFYLIFKIAFLVGFFAFLQAGKALSNINFSNSSTVANEISIYLRGNTGNINIFSASLLTKLPFMFIAILHYKHVLAKWFLTVSLSLSLICIFFINARASLLTLIIIFLVISIYILKNKLVTKHFLVYKIPFLLLPFIAAFLYTNSVKKNVNDEGRLGNTSAVERLQQINSGDVRLFLWKNAAKMTEKNPVLGIGIGNWSIEATPYEPPKTNHFSFHPHNDFMETFAETGVLNGVLYFSLFIALLFVNLRILFKKKEFDDKQTVALLALLLLIVYGIDAFFNFPRYRPTMQLAFILLLVISILNSLRNAQETTEDSKFPRYSFWGIICILFAITPLYVTYYSYQTMLMETKIYQDPVHNDITAKPKMKASDILKLDPKFPNILQTSTASFDEYIGTLFYVENNFDEALKYFDRANKINPYIGKADFYKYYIHLKRGQNDSAYIDLKSSFYRRAWNIEIYKRLLKMAIVNKDSTEIFNAYKHYNKIHGDINALKEAAFSLTFLNYNKEKLINFVKFENDKFPIESRLKVDSLTNALYAKKSNNSITTITKKQLLVKNNLTNGSDKFSETVNLGYYYSRNKDYDKAIMYLKKSLKYPNRTDDGKIEFTIGLCYAAKRDNTNACEFLKIAADKNYPRSKEISSKLCK
- the feoB gene encoding ferrous iron transport protein B, yielding MKQLKIALIGNPNVGKTSVFNALTGLNQHVGNYPGVTVERKSGSFHLSKDTKASIVDLPGVYSINPTSKDEEIALNAIFDASNKDFPDVVVVVAEVENLKRNLLLFTQVKDLGFPVILALNMADQMEKKGISIDVPALEKALDTKIVLISARKKDGIIALKEAVLNYETYTTDSIFDLKAIDEAYFSTLEQLYPNENPYKVWLTQTGVYSFENISPLVSSTTDFTKSTTEIKKLQQRETIKRYQFINTILKDTYAIDTTKATDIRMRFDRVLTHKIGGYVIFFFVLLLIYGSIFELAAFPMDFVDGLFADLSTWAAATFPEGKLTDLIANGIIPGLGGVLMFVPQIAILFFLISILEETGYMSRVVFLMDRIMKPFGLSGKSVVPLVSGTACAIPAIMSARTIENPKERLITMLVTPFTTCSARIPVYIIIISLIIPRSYIFGIIPLQAFVMTMMYVIGFLAALVAGWVLSKIIKRYKDSFFVIEMPTYKVPILKNVFLNMYEKVISYIVGAGKIILALSVILWFLGSHGPSDTFGKASQIVSGKHINENLSEEELQSEISGYQLEHSYIGIIGRTIEPVFRPLGYDWKISIAVLTSFAAREVFVGNLATLYNLGEDATEDEAKIINRMANEKRPDGTAVYTLATGFSLLLFYAFAMQCLSTVAVTKKETNSWKWTFLQMAFMTTVAYIAAFIAYQLLK